From Pseudomonadota bacterium, a single genomic window includes:
- a CDS encoding 3'-5' exonuclease, which yields MSVYEQVSPGNFSVIVLDFETTGLSPEYGDRAIEIGAVLIENNRVTDRFQSLMNPGFRINSFIESYTGISNKMVKDAPPCGEVMEQFAKFIGDHPLVAHNASFDRKFLDSEFSVIGKSRNSNMACSMLVARRLYPDAPNHKLGTLVRYCNIPTDGTFHRALADAEMTGHLWLSMINKIRKVFAVNQVSFDLMQRLSKITKAKAPEYLEKLAGKNC from the coding sequence ATGTCAGTATACGAACAAGTCTCACCGGGTAACTTTTCCGTCATTGTTCTTGATTTCGAGACGACTGGTTTATCGCCGGAATACGGTGACCGGGCCATTGAAATCGGGGCGGTCCTGATTGAAAACAACCGGGTCACTGATCGTTTTCAAAGCTTGATGAACCCTGGTTTTCGGATTAATTCCTTTATCGAATCATACACCGGCATCAGTAACAAGATGGTAAAGGACGCACCACCCTGCGGAGAAGTCATGGAACAGTTTGCAAAGTTCATCGGTGATCACCCCCTTGTCGCCCATAACGCATCATTTGACAGAAAATTCCTTGACTCAGAATTCAGCGTTATCGGAAAATCACGAAACAGCAATATGGCCTGTTCCATGCTGGTAGCTCGAAGGCTGTATCCGGATGCACCCAATCATAAACTGGGAACACTCGTTCGGTACTGTAATATTCCTACCGATGGAACCTTTCACCGAGCCCTCGCTGATGCCGAGATGACCGGTCATCTTTGGCTTTCAATGATTAATAAAATCAGGAAAGTTTTTGCCGTTAACCAGGTATCATTTGACCTGATGCAAAGATTATCCAAAATAACCAAGGCAAAAGCGCCGGAATATCTTGAAAAACTTGCGGGTAAAAATTGTTGA
- a CDS encoding RluA family pseudouridine synthase: protein MSNPSQELSAPNAFLTLEHTGAQVRLDHFLHQHFPDISVKKWKQAINTAKVSVDGQVGRKGSILSNSARVNLPAWLPASLTPGPPRADTTIKPVIIFEDDELLVIDKPAGIHTHPLNGNELGTLANGLIATYPTLNGIGFSPLQPGLLNRLDRDTSGLVLVAKSQKSWKKYRQLFSTRQLTKIYLGIVHGIVAAPLTIDTPLIHHPQYPERMSTVIPDHFTGRRFSATTIIEPLSYFSASTEVQLTMKTGVMHQLRVHSALSGHPLVGDLLYGQPENKAIDEQTGRLLLHAFQLQFPDGRQFTAPIDWNKAL from the coding sequence ATGTCAAATCCCAGCCAGGAGCTGTCAGCCCCAAATGCGTTCCTTACCCTGGAACATACCGGCGCCCAGGTTCGCCTGGACCATTTTCTCCATCAACATTTCCCTGATATATCGGTAAAAAAATGGAAGCAGGCCATCAATACTGCCAAGGTGTCTGTGGACGGTCAAGTGGGACGCAAAGGAAGTATCCTTTCAAACTCTGCCAGGGTAAACCTGCCGGCCTGGCTGCCGGCGTCTTTAACCCCCGGCCCACCAAGGGCTGACACAACCATCAAACCGGTAATCATCTTTGAAGATGATGAATTACTGGTCATCGACAAGCCAGCCGGAATCCATACCCATCCCCTGAACGGAAACGAGCTTGGGACCCTGGCCAATGGTCTGATAGCCACATATCCCACGCTCAACGGAATTGGTTTCAGTCCCTTACAGCCGGGATTGCTGAACCGCCTGGATCGCGACACTTCAGGCCTCGTACTGGTAGCAAAAAGCCAAAAAAGCTGGAAAAAATACCGGCAGTTATTTAGCACCAGACAGCTTACCAAGATCTACCTGGGTATCGTCCACGGGATTGTTGCCGCCCCCCTGACCATCGATACTCCCTTAATTCATCATCCGCAATACCCTGAACGGATGAGCACCGTTATTCCAGATCATTTTACCGGCCGTCGTTTCTCAGCGACAACCATAATAGAACCACTTAGTTATTTTTCCGCATCTACCGAGGTCCAACTGACCATGAAAACCGGGGTTATGCACCAATTACGGGTCCATTCAGCCCTTTCCGGTCATCCCCTGGTCGGAGACCTTCTCTATGGTCAACCAGAGAACAAAGCCATTGATGAGCAAACCGGCCGCCTGCTGCTGCATGCTTTTCAACTGCAGTTTCCCGACGGCCGGCAGTTTACCGCTCCCATCGATTGGAATAAAGCATTATGA
- a CDS encoding mechanosensitive ion channel family protein: MGKFGISIAPFIAALGALAFGCTFALQGPLSNFGAGITIILTRPFVVDNTITIQGVSGIVKEITLTRTILDTEDGEEITIPNKHIVGEILCNSFANRVVEGSIGIAYHDNPDEAIEIINKTLERFPQVVKEPKPQIGIQEFADSAIAIGMRYWVPTNEYFQTLFQVNQNIYKDLMEAGITIPFPQQDIHIKTLPANDRTM, encoded by the coding sequence ATGGGTAAATTTGGCATTTCCATTGCCCCCTTTATTGCCGCCCTTGGCGCTCTCGCCTTCGGCTGTACCTTTGCCCTGCAGGGCCCTCTTTCCAACTTCGGTGCCGGGATCACCATTATCCTGACCCGCCCGTTTGTGGTCGACAATACCATCACCATCCAGGGAGTCAGCGGCATCGTCAAGGAGATCACCCTGACCCGCACCATCCTTGACACCGAAGACGGCGAAGAAATCACCATCCCCAACAAGCATATTGTCGGTGAGATTCTTTGTAATTCATTCGCCAACCGGGTGGTGGAAGGTTCCATCGGCATTGCCTATCATGACAATCCCGATGAGGCCATTGAGATCATCAACAAAACTCTGGAACGTTTCCCCCAGGTGGTCAAAGAACCTAAACCTCAAATTGGCATTCAGGAATTTGCTGATTCGGCTATCGCCATCGGCATGCGCTACTGGGTACCGACCAACGAATATTTCCAAACTCTTTTTCAGGTCAACCAGAACATTTACAAAGACCTTATGGAGGCCGGCATCACGATTCCGTTTCCCCAGCAGGATATACACATTAAAACCCTGCCGGCCAACGACCGGACAATGTAA
- a CDS encoding valine--tRNA ligase — MTSNHEPINLDKTYDPNLVEDKWYAFWEEQDCFAARTDSNRPPFSMVIPPPNITGSLHMGHALNNTLQDILARYRRLKGDNVLWMPGTDHAGIATQNVVERQLHAEGLDRHQLGREKFIEQVWKWRQESGSTILNQLRRLGASCDWNRERFTMDEGLSKAVREVFVTLYEEGLIYQGDYITNWCPRCHTALSDLEVEYEEHEGSLWELKYPLADGSGEIIVATTRPETMLGDTAVAVNPEDERYRDLIGSEVILPLMNRRIPIIADAYVDKEFGSGAVKITPAHDPNDFDIGQHHNLPSITVMDEDGKMNENAGIYQGLTREECRTRVVKDLQAQNLLNRTVAYGHNVGHCYRCRCVIEPYLSNQWFVKIKPMAEDAIAAVRDGRTKIIPASWEKTYFNWMENIRDWCISRQIWWGHRIPAWYCQECHEIIVSRTDPDHCPRCQSTNLEQETDVLDTWFSSGLWPFSTMGWPEKTRELEIFYPTSVLVTGFDILFFWVARMMMMGLKFMGEVPFHDVYIHALVRDEHGQKMSKSKGNVIDPLIMIDKYGTDALRFTLTAFAAQGRDVSMSEARISGYRNFCNKIWNAARFALMNLDGFQPDTRIDPVDYSLADHWILHRLRETIVAVDEAFTQYRFNEAAQAVYQFTWHEFCDWYLELIKPDLFQDDDHIRRAATQSVLLYTLSALVRLLHPIMPFITEEIWQKLPGTSDSIMRADFPTIETDHRQPEAVQKMEQAMAVIGGVRNIRGEMELPPSLKVEAIVCCATAETADEINAAAPYIRNLGRLKSFSCSHGGKPPAQAASTLEAEMEIYVPLAGIIDFELETTRLNKELAKAQKELAQVEKKLANEKFLAKAPAEVVAKEKAKQEELASKAAKVTDSLEKIMQLAAADR; from the coding sequence ATGACCTCTAATCACGAACCGATAAACCTGGATAAAACCTACGATCCCAATCTGGTTGAAGATAAATGGTACGCATTCTGGGAAGAGCAGGACTGTTTTGCCGCCCGCACCGACAGTAACCGACCGCCGTTTTCCATGGTGATTCCGCCTCCCAACATCACCGGCTCCCTGCATATGGGCCATGCACTTAATAACACCCTCCAGGATATCCTGGCCCGCTACCGACGGCTGAAAGGTGACAACGTTCTCTGGATGCCGGGAACCGACCACGCCGGAATCGCCACCCAGAACGTAGTCGAGCGACAACTCCACGCGGAAGGTCTGGACCGCCACCAGCTTGGCAGGGAAAAATTCATTGAACAAGTCTGGAAATGGCGTCAGGAATCGGGAAGCACCATTCTAAATCAGTTGCGCCGTTTGGGAGCCTCCTGTGACTGGAACCGTGAACGGTTCACCATGGATGAAGGTCTCTCAAAAGCGGTACGGGAAGTTTTTGTTACCCTGTACGAAGAGGGACTGATTTACCAGGGTGATTATATCACCAACTGGTGTCCCCGCTGCCACACAGCCCTTTCCGACCTGGAAGTGGAATATGAAGAACACGAAGGCTCATTATGGGAGCTGAAATATCCCCTGGCTGACGGCAGCGGTGAAATCATCGTCGCTACCACCCGGCCGGAAACCATGCTTGGGGACACGGCGGTGGCCGTCAACCCGGAGGATGAACGGTACCGGGATTTAATCGGCTCCGAAGTCATCTTGCCCCTGATGAACCGCCGCATCCCGATTATTGCCGATGCTTACGTGGACAAGGAATTCGGCTCCGGCGCCGTCAAAATAACCCCGGCCCATGACCCCAACGATTTTGACATCGGCCAGCATCATAATCTGCCGTCCATCACAGTGATGGACGAAGACGGTAAGATGAATGAAAACGCTGGCATTTACCAGGGGTTGACCCGCGAAGAGTGCCGGACCAGGGTGGTCAAAGATCTACAAGCTCAGAATTTATTAAACCGGACAGTTGCTTACGGCCACAATGTCGGCCATTGCTACCGCTGCCGCTGTGTTATCGAACCCTATCTCTCCAACCAGTGGTTCGTAAAAATAAAACCAATGGCAGAAGATGCCATTGCCGCTGTACGAGATGGCAGAACAAAAATCATTCCCGCCAGCTGGGAGAAAACCTATTTCAACTGGATGGAAAATATCAGGGACTGGTGCATTTCCCGGCAGATCTGGTGGGGACACCGGATACCGGCCTGGTACTGCCAGGAATGTCATGAAATCATCGTCTCCCGCACCGATCCGGACCATTGCCCCCGTTGCCAGAGCACCAACCTGGAGCAGGAAACTGATGTACTGGACACCTGGTTTTCCTCCGGCCTCTGGCCATTTTCCACCATGGGCTGGCCGGAAAAAACCAGGGAGCTGGAAATATTCTACCCCACTTCGGTACTGGTAACCGGCTTTGATATTCTCTTTTTCTGGGTGGCTCGCATGATGATGATGGGACTGAAATTCATGGGGGAAGTACCCTTTCATGATGTCTACATCCATGCCCTGGTTCGCGATGAGCACGGCCAGAAAATGAGCAAGTCAAAGGGGAATGTTATTGACCCCCTGATTATGATCGACAAGTACGGCACCGACGCCCTGCGTTTTACTCTTACCGCCTTCGCCGCCCAGGGGCGGGACGTTAGTATGTCCGAAGCCCGGATCAGCGGCTACCGCAATTTCTGCAACAAGATCTGGAACGCAGCCCGTTTCGCCCTGATGAACCTGGACGGTTTTCAACCGGACACCAGGATTGACCCTGTTGATTATTCGCTGGCTGACCACTGGATTCTTCACCGGCTCCGGGAAACCATTGTGGCAGTAGATGAAGCCTTTACCCAATATCGTTTCAACGAAGCGGCCCAGGCCGTTTACCAGTTTACCTGGCATGAATTCTGCGACTGGTACCTGGAACTGATTAAACCTGACCTATTCCAGGATGATGACCATATACGCCGGGCCGCCACCCAATCGGTTCTCCTTTACACCCTTTCCGCCCTGGTGCGGCTTTTACACCCGATCATGCCCTTTATCACCGAGGAAATCTGGCAAAAATTACCGGGAACTAGCGACTCAATCATGCGGGCTGATTTTCCAACAATTGAAACAGACCACCGGCAGCCGGAAGCAGTCCAGAAAATGGAACAGGCCATGGCCGTCATTGGCGGCGTTCGCAACATCCGCGGTGAAATGGAACTGCCGCCATCGCTTAAGGTGGAAGCCATTGTCTGCTGCGCCACGGCTGAAACAGCGGACGAAATCAATGCCGCCGCCCCCTATATCCGCAACCTGGGCCGGTTGAAATCCTTCAGTTGCAGCCATGGCGGGAAGCCACCGGCCCAAGCCGCTTCAACCCTGGAAGCCGAAATGGAAATCTACGTCCCCCTGGCCGGTATTATCGATTTCGAGTTGGAAACCACCCGATTAAACAAGGAACTGGCCAAAGCTCAAAAAGAACTGGCCCAGGTGGAAAAAAAACTGGCCAATGAAAAATTTTTGGCTAAGGCTCCCGCAGAAGTAGTGGCCAAGGAAAAAGCCAAGCAGGAGGAACTGGCGTCTAAAGCGGCCAAAGTTACAGACAGCCTGGAAAAAATCATGCAGCTGGCCGCCGCTGACCGTTAA
- a CDS encoding cyclodeaminase/cyclohydrolase family protein: MSMLDKTCKEFNEVLASKAAVPGGGGAAALGGAIGMALSNMVGNLTVGKKKYAEVEDEVKVLIEKGNQVIAALENLVDKDAEVFAPLSKAYGLPKDTPEQQQFKAETMEKCSIEACSVPIEIMRQAYAGIKIHERMGQIGTMLAISDVACGVAFMNAALISGSLNVIINLNTIKNQDFVGKTRAEMNQLLEDGQRIADETLKLVIGKLTK, encoded by the coding sequence ATGTCAATGCTAGATAAGACCTGCAAGGAATTCAACGAAGTTCTGGCATCAAAAGCCGCAGTCCCCGGTGGTGGTGGTGCCGCGGCACTGGGTGGTGCAATCGGAATGGCCCTCTCCAATATGGTCGGGAATCTTACGGTCGGCAAAAAGAAGTATGCTGAAGTGGAAGATGAGGTGAAGGTACTGATTGAAAAAGGTAATCAGGTCATCGCTGCCCTTGAAAATCTGGTGGACAAGGACGCCGAAGTATTCGCACCCCTCTCCAAGGCCTACGGATTGCCGAAAGACACCCCTGAGCAGCAGCAGTTCAAAGCCGAAACCATGGAGAAATGCAGTATTGAAGCCTGCTCGGTACCCATTGAAATCATGCGCCAGGCATATGCCGGCATCAAAATCCATGAACGCATGGGACAAATTGGCACCATGCTGGCCATCTCCGACGTTGCCTGCGGCGTAGCCTTCATGAACGCGGCCTTAATCAGCGGCAGCCTGAACGTAATCATCAATCTGAATACCATTAAAAATCAGGATTTTGTCGGCAAAACCAGAGCAGAAATGAACCAGTTGCTGGAAGATGGTCAGCGCATTGCCGATGAAACCCTGAAACTGGTCATCGGAAAGCTGACTAAGTAA
- a CDS encoding deoxyguanosinetriphosphate triphosphohydrolase: MSTIRQKLETREKLYLSPHATLSSQSKGRQHQEAEDAYRMAFQHDRDRIIHSKSFRRLKHKTQVFLSPSGDHYRTRLTHTLEVSQIARTIARALQLNEDLTEAIALGHDLGHTPFGHAGEAVLDQLHPGGFRHFFQSLRVVEILEKEGRGLNLTLEVRDGIVKHSKGKGDILSDDSNCSAFTLEGQIVRLADIVAYVNHDIDDAIRARVIDRDDIPASCSRLLGERNSQRINTMVTDIIDSSREAEARLMISPKILESISLLRDFLYERVYDSTIVHTDFIKAKRLLEDLYQFFIDNPDTFREQHYQAYLDTASLEQNVCDFIAGMTDRYAFSLYEKIFLPQPWLIK; this comes from the coding sequence ATGAGCACTATCAGACAAAAACTGGAAACCCGGGAAAAGCTCTACCTTTCCCCCCATGCGACATTAAGCAGCCAATCAAAAGGCAGGCAACACCAGGAGGCGGAAGACGCCTACCGAATGGCTTTTCAACATGACCGGGACCGGATCATTCACAGCAAATCGTTCCGGCGGCTGAAGCATAAAACCCAGGTTTTCCTCTCCCCCAGCGGCGACCATTACCGCACCCGCCTGACCCATACTCTGGAAGTTTCCCAGATTGCCCGCACCATTGCCAGAGCTTTGCAACTCAACGAAGACCTTACCGAGGCTATCGCCCTTGGTCATGATCTTGGCCATACTCCTTTCGGCCACGCCGGGGAAGCCGTCCTTGACCAGCTGCACCCTGGTGGTTTTCGCCATTTCTTTCAAAGTCTGAGGGTGGTTGAAATCCTGGAAAAGGAAGGCCGGGGTCTGAACCTGACTCTGGAAGTAAGGGACGGTATTGTTAAACACTCGAAAGGCAAAGGCGATATATTATCAGATGATTCCAACTGTTCCGCCTTCACTCTGGAAGGACAGATTGTCAGGCTGGCTGATATTGTTGCGTATGTAAATCACGATATCGACGATGCTATCCGGGCCCGGGTGATCGACCGGGATGATATACCGGCGTCCTGCAGCCGATTACTGGGGGAACGCAACAGCCAACGAATCAATACCATGGTAACTGATATTATTGACAGCAGCCGTGAAGCTGAAGCCCGATTGATGATCAGCCCGAAAATTCTGGAGTCCATTAGCCTGCTGCGCGATTTCCTTTATGAACGGGTCTATGACAGCACAATAGTCCACACTGATTTCATCAAGGCAAAACGGCTGCTGGAAGATCTCTACCAGTTTTTCATTGACAATCCGGATACCTTTCGGGAACAACACTACCAAGCCTATCTGGATACCGCGAGCCTGGAACAGAATGTCTGTGATTTCATTGCCGGGATGACTGACCGCTACGCCTTTTCCCTTTATGAAAAAATATTTCTGCCCCAGCCCTGGTTAATCAAGTAG
- a CDS encoding cation diffusion facilitator family transporter gives MIRSQEKQVIYLGMGVNIILIVAKLVGGLLFSSLALVADGIHSISDLITDFIILWGLSLAARPADKGHPYGHGKLETMASLLVAALLFFVSFGIMKKAFFCFLQEAPHIINERWVIAIALLSMIGKEFAYRKTINLGTRLHSPALQANAWHHRSDALSSMVVLIGALAGCLGWTRGDPSAGFIVGMMIAYVAFRLTRQDLGQLLESAISPAIQQEIEDAINRFPDIISWHQLRTRQVGREIFLDFHILVDGNMRVVDSHNLSHRLEGFLKETLDYPLNIIIHIEPGNKN, from the coding sequence ATGATTAGGAGTCAGGAAAAGCAGGTTATTTACCTGGGAATGGGAGTTAATATTATTCTCATCGTCGCCAAACTGGTAGGCGGCTTGCTGTTTTCCTCCCTGGCCCTGGTGGCTGACGGCATTCATTCAATTTCAGACTTAATCACCGATTTCATTATCCTCTGGGGCCTTTCACTGGCTGCCAGACCGGCTGACAAGGGACATCCCTACGGCCATGGAAAACTGGAAACCATGGCATCCCTGCTGGTGGCCGCCCTGCTGTTTTTCGTCAGCTTTGGCATCATGAAAAAAGCATTTTTCTGTTTTCTCCAGGAAGCGCCGCATATCATCAATGAGCGCTGGGTAATTGCCATTGCCCTCCTGTCAATGATCGGCAAGGAATTTGCCTATCGGAAAACCATAAACCTGGGAACCCGGCTACACAGCCCGGCCCTCCAGGCTAATGCCTGGCATCACCGCTCCGATGCCCTGTCATCCATGGTGGTCCTTATCGGTGCCCTGGCCGGCTGTCTGGGCTGGACCCGGGGCGATCCCTCCGCTGGTTTTATTGTCGGCATGATGATCGCCTATGTGGCTTTTCGTTTGACCCGTCAGGACCTTGGCCAGTTGCTGGAAAGCGCCATTTCACCGGCCATCCAGCAGGAAATCGAAGACGCCATCAACCGTTTTCCCGACATTATTTCCTGGCACCAGCTGCGTACCAGGCAGGTGGGCAGGGAGATTTTTCTTGATTTTCATATCCTGGTTGACGGCAACATGCGCGTTGTCGACAGCCACAATCTGTCCCATCGACTGGAAGGATTCCTTAAAGAAACCCTCGACTATCCTCTTAATATTATTATCCATATAGAACCTGGAAACAAAAACTAA
- a CDS encoding bifunctional 5,10-methylenetetrahydrofolate dehydrogenase/5,10-methenyltetrahydrofolate cyclohydrolase, translating to MAEVLKGKPVADAMKEELKQKVAALKGRGITPTLGIVRVGARPDDLFYEGGAKKTCDVVDMAYQVFEYPEDISQEDFEQAIIEVGNNKAINGILMFAPLPKHLDEKKIRTMIPVAKDVDCLTLGGAAKIFADDPTGMPPCTPAACMDMLHFYNIPIKGKRCVVLGRSLVVGKPVAMLLLREHGTVTLCHSRTLDLPGVCREAEILIAAVGRAKMVKANFVKPGQIVIDVGINEDPDRPGKYCGDVDFAEVEPIVEKITPVPAGVGSVTTAVLCKQTIMACELQHG from the coding sequence ATGGCAGAAGTATTGAAAGGTAAACCCGTCGCTGACGCGATGAAGGAAGAATTGAAACAAAAAGTCGCGGCCCTGAAAGGACGCGGCATCACTCCCACCCTGGGTATTGTCCGGGTCGGTGCCCGTCCTGATGATCTTTTCTATGAAGGTGGCGCCAAAAAAACTTGTGATGTCGTCGACATGGCCTACCAGGTCTTTGAATATCCGGAAGATATCAGCCAGGAAGATTTTGAGCAGGCAATCATTGAAGTGGGAAACAACAAGGCCATCAATGGCATTCTGATGTTTGCCCCATTGCCCAAACATCTGGATGAGAAAAAAATCAGAACCATGATTCCGGTGGCAAAAGACGTGGACTGCCTGACTTTGGGCGGCGCCGCTAAAATATTCGCTGATGACCCCACTGGAATGCCTCCCTGTACGCCGGCCGCCTGCATGGATATGCTGCATTTTTACAACATTCCCATCAAAGGGAAACGGTGCGTCGTCCTTGGGCGCTCGCTGGTAGTCGGCAAACCGGTGGCCATGTTGCTGCTGCGTGAGCATGGCACCGTAACCCTATGCCATTCCAGGACTCTGGATTTACCTGGCGTCTGCCGGGAAGCCGAAATTCTGATTGCCGCTGTCGGCCGGGCAAAAATGGTCAAGGCCAATTTCGTCAAACCCGGACAGATTGTCATTGACGTCGGCATCAACGAAGATCCGGACAGACCGGGAAAATACTGTGGCGATGTTGACTTTGCTGAAGTTGAACCTATCGTTGAAAAGATAACCCCGGTACCGGCTGGAGTCGGCTCCGTTACCACTGCCGTCCTCTGTAAACAAACCATTATGGCCTGTGAATTACAGCACGGTTAA
- a CDS encoding metal-dependent transcriptional regulator, translated as MTNVITPDLSPTQEDYLSAIYQIIKTQQVARVNTIAKKLRVGLSTVTAALKSLAAKELIHYQPYSYVTLTETGTTIGEQLAQKHQVLLDFLTAILALPPDEAEINAHRLEHAIDEEVLQRIISFIYFLKECPRGGMDWIKEFHHFYETGSRSCQCEQRFNSWLTNICPRRTNTSAPKGETSMNVTLAELKPSEQGTIITVRGAGPTGKRLMEMGFTPGSTITVEKIAPLGDPIEVRVKGYHLSLRREEAAGIKIEKIIK; from the coding sequence ATGACCAATGTCATAACTCCTGATCTTTCGCCAACTCAGGAAGATTACCTGTCTGCCATTTATCAGATTATCAAAACCCAGCAGGTAGCCCGGGTCAATACCATTGCCAAAAAACTGCGGGTCGGCCTGTCTACGGTTACCGCAGCTTTAAAAAGCCTGGCGGCGAAAGAATTGATTCATTATCAGCCATACAGCTATGTTACCCTGACGGAAACCGGCACTACCATTGGCGAACAGTTAGCTCAAAAGCACCAGGTATTGCTTGATTTCCTCACTGCCATCCTGGCGTTGCCCCCGGATGAGGCCGAAATCAATGCCCATCGCCTTGAACACGCGATTGATGAGGAGGTACTCCAACGGATCATCAGCTTTATTTATTTTCTGAAAGAATGTCCCCGGGGAGGGATGGACTGGATAAAAGAGTTTCACCATTTTTATGAAACCGGTTCCCGTTCCTGCCAATGTGAGCAACGTTTCAACAGCTGGCTGACAAATATTTGTCCCCGCCGGACAAACACATCAGCACCAAAAGGAGAAACATCAATGAATGTAACCTTAGCGGAACTCAAGCCTTCGGAACAAGGCACCATCATCACAGTCCGGGGAGCCGGACCAACGGGAAAACGATTAATGGAAATGGGGTTTACCCCGGGAAGTACGATCACGGTGGAAAAAATAGCCCCTCTGGGCGATCCTATCGAGGTCAGGGTTAAAGGCTACCACTTAAGTTTACGCCGCGAGGAGGCTGCCGGCATCAAAATTGAAAAAATTATAAAATAA